In Parageobacillus sp. KH3-4, the genomic window ATGTTGAGTCAGCGCCGCTTTTTTTACTATTTCATCCAAAATATAACGCACCCCTCGAGGCGTTAACGGATTGCCGCGGGCGTTGACAAACAAATACGCATGGGCGGCTCTTGCGTTTTGCAAAAGCTCGCGCCGTCCATGGCGAATGTAGCGCTCCAACGCTTCTTTGGCAAAGCGGCCAAACGGGACATAGCGCTGTTTATTTCCTTTGCCATGAATTAAAATGGTGGAACTCGAAAAATCGATATCGGAAAGTTGAATGTGACAACATTCACTAACACGGACACCCGTCGCATAAAGAAGTTCGAGAATCGCTTGGTTACGCTGTCCGATCGCTGTATTCACATCATTGACATGAAAAAGGCTTTCTAATTCCTGCTCATATAAAAAATTAGGAATTTTTTGTTCTTTTTTCGGAAGCGCCGCAAGTGCAAACGGATTTTCCGATACTTTTTTTTCCCGCAGCAAAAACTTATAGAAGCTTCGCAAACTGGAAATTTTCCGCGAAACGGAACGACTTGACTGTTTTTGCTCATACAGCTTCGTCAAATAAAGGCGAACATCGCTATACGTTACTTCATCCAACTCGTGAATCCCTTGTTCATTCATAAACTCAAAAAATTGTTCGATATCTCGTTGGTAACACACAATAGTATATTGTGAATAATTTTTTTCAATTTGTAAATATTCTATGAACGATTGTAACGCAATTTTCGAATTTTCCATTTTTCACACCTCACAAGGGCTACTAAATAGTAACATATAATTAGCAGCCCTTGCAATCACTTTTTATAAAATTCTGAATTGTGCTCAATGCGCGTTGAGCGTAACGTTCGTTGCGCTGCTGCTTATCTTTAATTTTTTCCTCAAGCGGGGCAAATAAACCGAAATTGGCATTCATCGGTTGAAAATGATTCGGATTCGCCGACGTAATATAATGTGCCATGCTGCCGATCGCCGTTTCACGAGGAAAAACAACGAGATCTTGCCCCAATACGAGACGCGCAGCATTAATGCCAGCGACAAGCCCTGATGCCGCCGATTCGACATAACCTTCCACACCGGTCATTTGCCCGGCAAAAAATAAATCATCGCGTTCTTTATATTGATACGTCGGACGTAATAATTTTGGGGAGTTGATAAACGTATTGCGATGCATCACCCCGTAGCGGACAATTTCCGCGTTTTCGAGCCCAGGAATCAAGCGAATTACTTCCTTTTGCGGCCCCCATTTCAAATGTGTTTGGAATCCGACAATGTTGTAAAGCGTGCCCGCTGCGTTGTCCTGACGGAGCTGGACCACCGCGTATGGCCGCTTTCCTGTGCGCGGGTCTTCCAAGCCGACCGGCTTCATCGGACCGAAAAGAAGCGTCTGTTTTCCGCGCCGC contains:
- the xerC gene encoding tyrosine recombinase XerC, which translates into the protein MENSKIALQSFIEYLQIEKNYSQYTIVCYQRDIEQFFEFMNEQGIHELDEVTYSDVRLYLTKLYEQKQSSRSVSRKISSLRSFYKFLLREKKVSENPFALAALPKKEQKIPNFLYEQELESLFHVNDVNTAIGQRNQAILELLYATGVRVSECCHIQLSDIDFSSSTILIHGKGNKQRYVPFGRFAKEALERYIRHGRRELLQNARAAHAYLFVNARGNPLTPRGVRYILDEIVKKAALTQHVSPHVLRHTFATHLLNEGADMRAVQELLGHAHLSSTQVYTHVTKDRLRHIYLHTHPRA